One window of Rasiella rasia genomic DNA carries:
- a CDS encoding M1 family metallopeptidase, with product MKKTLFNSFWALLLVVAVSAQNNTSYWQQKVDYKMDIDVDAENFQYVGKQTLTYTNNSPDVLDRVFYHLYFNAFQPGSEMDVRSRTIADPDGRVKDRISMLAPNEIGYIKPSKLTQDGKKVSYEVVGTVLEVQLNSPIQPGASTVFYMEWDAQVPVQVRRSGRNNSEGVAYSMTQWFPKLAEYDFQGWHADPYIAREFHGVWGDFDVTIHIDKDYTVGGTGYSASNVKGGAYPAVKKGKGGKRTWQFIAPDVHDFTWAADKEYIHDQYDGPNGVTLNFYYKDNEEIKDNWKKLQPLTADLLAYFNEHIGDYPYKQYSVIQGGDGGMEYAMSTLITGEREFNSLFGVTAHELAHTWFQFLLATNEAKHEWMDEGFTSYISAMASNEILNEKNPNPLARSYGGYVYLAKSGKEQPATTHADRYTYNQSYGITAYSKGAVFMSQLGYIIGKENLDKTIKQYFKDWAFKHPTPNDFIRVAEKISGFELDWYLMDFMQTTGTVDYAIKSVEPKDNGPTTVTLERLGEIAMPIDLSVQYQDGSQETFYIPLQMARAEKSNPYSDIKWTVLKNWAWAYPTYSFDIPAGKKVVTMNIDASALMADINRDNNSFGNK from the coding sequence ATGAAAAAAACTCTTTTTAATAGTTTTTGGGCACTGCTACTCGTTGTTGCAGTGAGTGCTCAAAATAACACTTCGTATTGGCAGCAGAAAGTAGATTATAAGATGGATATCGATGTGGATGCTGAAAATTTTCAATACGTTGGAAAACAGACATTGACCTATACCAATAATTCGCCAGATGTATTAGACCGTGTTTTTTATCACCTCTATTTTAATGCTTTTCAACCGGGAAGCGAGATGGATGTACGTTCTAGAACCATCGCAGATCCAGATGGTAGGGTAAAAGATAGAATCTCAATGCTTGCCCCTAATGAAATTGGTTATATAAAACCGTCGAAACTTACCCAAGACGGTAAGAAAGTTTCTTATGAAGTGGTTGGTACCGTTTTAGAGGTACAACTAAATTCACCTATTCAGCCCGGCGCCAGTACAGTTTTTTACATGGAGTGGGATGCTCAGGTGCCTGTTCAGGTGAGAAGAAGTGGTCGCAATAATTCAGAAGGTGTTGCCTACTCAATGACACAGTGGTTTCCAAAATTAGCCGAGTACGATTTCCAAGGATGGCATGCAGATCCATATATTGCACGCGAGTTTCATGGTGTTTGGGGCGATTTTGATGTAACCATTCATATCGATAAAGATTATACGGTTGGAGGTACCGGATACAGTGCATCAAATGTAAAAGGAGGTGCTTACCCAGCCGTTAAAAAAGGGAAAGGTGGTAAAAGAACATGGCAATTTATTGCTCCAGATGTACATGATTTTACATGGGCAGCAGATAAAGAGTACATTCATGACCAATACGATGGTCCGAATGGCGTTACGCTAAATTTCTATTACAAAGACAATGAAGAAATTAAGGATAACTGGAAAAAGTTACAACCACTAACAGCAGATTTACTAGCGTATTTTAACGAGCATATTGGCGACTATCCGTACAAGCAATACTCTGTGATTCAGGGTGGCGATGGTGGAATGGAATATGCCATGAGCACACTTATTACAGGCGAGCGCGAGTTTAATAGCCTGTTTGGTGTTACGGCACATGAGTTGGCACATACATGGTTTCAGTTTTTACTTGCAACCAACGAAGCAAAACACGAATGGATGGACGAAGGGTTTACCAGTTACATTTCGGCCATGGCGTCTAATGAAATCTTGAACGAAAAAAATCCTAATCCGTTGGCACGCTCGTATGGCGGCTATGTTTATTTAGCCAAAAGTGGGAAAGAACAACCCGCAACGACTCATGCAGATAGATATACTTATAACCAATCGTATGGCATTACAGCCTACAGCAAAGGTGCAGTGTTTATGTCGCAATTGGGCTATATTATTGGCAAGGAAAATCTAGACAAAACTATTAAGCAATATTTTAAAGATTGGGCGTTTAAGCATCCAACTCCAAACGACTTTATTCGCGTTGCAGAAAAGATATCTGGATTTGAGCTAGATTGGTACCTAATGGATTTTATGCAAACAACGGGCACGGTAGATTACGCAATTAAAAGTGTAGAGCCTAAGGATAATGGTCCAACAACGGTTACCTTAGAGCGGCTTGGTGAAATAGCAATGCCTATAGATCTAAGTGTACAGTATCAGGATGGAAGTCAAGAAACTTTCTACATTCCGCTACAAATGGCTCGTGCAGAAAAAAGCAATCCGTACAGCGATATAAAATGGACGGTGCTTAAAAACTGGGCGTGGGCTTACCCAACGTATAGTTTCGATATCCCTGCAGGGAAAAAGGTGGTTACTATGAACATTGATGCTAGTGCCCTTATGGCAGATATTAATCGAGATAATAACAGCTTCGGAAATAAATAA
- the rnpA gene encoding ribonuclease P protein component, protein MPFTFGKDEKLKSRKRIAQLFDEGETVVKFPIKVFYLPLENSEVSQATFAVPKRSFKSAVARNRIKRQLREAYRLQKEVLEKENGKHFTLLFLYLSKDKPQYSKLSSSMAVLLKKISE, encoded by the coding sequence ATGCCATTTACCTTCGGAAAAGACGAAAAACTGAAATCTCGCAAACGTATTGCTCAATTGTTTGATGAGGGTGAGACCGTTGTAAAGTTTCCTATTAAGGTTTTTTATCTCCCTCTTGAAAATTCTGAAGTATCGCAGGCAACGTTTGCCGTTCCAAAGCGAAGTTTTAAAAGTGCCGTCGCCAGAAATCGAATTAAGCGACAACTAAGAGAGGCGTATCGACTTCAGAAAGAAGTTCTTGAAAAAGAAAATGGCAAGCACTTTACGCTGCTTTTTTTATATCTTAGTAAGGATAAACCACAATACAGCAAGCTTTCCTCCTCTATGGCTGTGTTGCTTAAAAAAATTTCTGAATGA
- a CDS encoding DUF4349 domain-containing protein, with translation MKRCIILALLALNLACSNGGNAERGLGAFKAETMANEDSDLLFEEIQETSNDVNLAPEQREAKIIKTANLAFESAEPEKTHQNILKLVSQYKGFIASDNAGKDYNRLYRNIVVRVPTDNFEALVAGISEGVPYYDQKTISRQDVTEEFVDLEARLKAKRELEKRYLELLTQAKNVKEMLEIERELSTIREEIEAKEGRLNYLQDRVSMSTVNIEFYKFTAQTGVTLSYGQKMKNALQGGWDGISVFFLGLLYIWPLFIVIIFIIFFLRWLLRRRKKK, from the coding sequence ATGAAACGATGTATAATTCTAGCACTGCTAGCACTTAATCTTGCGTGCTCTAACGGAGGAAATGCAGAAAGAGGCCTTGGCGCATTTAAAGCCGAAACTATGGCTAACGAAGATTCTGATCTTCTTTTCGAAGAAATACAAGAAACTTCTAATGATGTAAACCTAGCGCCTGAGCAGCGCGAGGCAAAAATTATAAAAACTGCAAATCTTGCTTTTGAAAGTGCCGAACCCGAAAAAACACATCAGAATATTCTCAAGCTTGTTTCCCAATACAAAGGTTTTATAGCGAGTGATAATGCCGGTAAAGATTATAATCGCTTGTACCGAAATATAGTCGTTCGCGTGCCAACAGACAATTTTGAAGCACTTGTAGCCGGTATTTCTGAAGGCGTTCCTTATTACGATCAAAAAACCATTTCTCGTCAAGACGTTACTGAGGAGTTTGTAGATTTAGAAGCACGGCTTAAAGCAAAACGCGAATTAGAAAAACGCTATCTCGAGTTGCTTACCCAAGCCAAAAATGTGAAAGAAATGCTAGAAATAGAACGAGAGCTTTCTACCATTCGAGAAGAAATTGAGGCAAAAGAAGGGCGTCTTAATTACCTTCAAGACCGCGTGTCTATGAGCACAGTAAACATTGAGTTTTACAAATTTACTGCCCAAACGGGTGTGACGCTCTCCTACGGTCAAAAAATGAAAAATGCGCTGCAAGGTGGATGGGATGGTATTTCAGTTTTTTTCTTGGGGCTTTTATATATCTGGCCGCTTTTTATTGTCATCATTTTTATCATTTTCTTTCTTCGTTGGTTGTTACGTCGTAGAAAAAAGAAGTAA
- a CDS encoding DinB family protein, giving the protein MNFPQHIAQQYEHLINGGNYTGVSFKEVLHDVTFEEAVAQVGSLNTIATLVYHIQYYCNAVIGVLEGKPLTAKDSLSFEHPPVTSATDWEQLKLQTWQEAGTFLKLITELPEAKLSEGFIKKAYGTYYRNIHGVIEHTHYHLGQISILKKLIREGV; this is encoded by the coding sequence ATGAATTTTCCACAACATATAGCACAGCAATACGAGCATTTAATTAATGGTGGCAATTATACTGGAGTGTCTTTTAAAGAGGTGCTTCACGACGTAACCTTTGAAGAGGCAGTGGCACAGGTGGGTTCTTTAAATACCATTGCAACTTTGGTTTACCATATTCAATACTATTGCAATGCGGTGATTGGTGTTTTGGAAGGAAAGCCACTTACCGCCAAGGACAGCTTGAGCTTTGAGCATCCTCCTGTGACTTCGGCAACAGATTGGGAGCAGCTAAAATTACAAACATGGCAAGAAGCAGGAACATTTTTGAAATTAATTACCGAGCTTCCGGAAGCTAAACTTTCCGAAGGATTTATAAAAAAGGCCTACGGAACATATTACAGAAATATTCACGGTGTCATTGAGCATACCCATTATCATTTAGGACAGATTTCTATACTTAAAAAATTGATTCGCGAAGGGGTGTGA
- a CDS encoding S41 family peptidase has translation MKKRIILPIVAALIFCTTVGFKSDFFEIAKQIEIFTTMYKELNMNYVDEVTPATLMDKAIKGMLEDLDPYTVYWNEQEVEDARIQNSGTYTGIGASVKTLKDKIIIMEPFKDYPADKAGLKAGDEIVKVGTTALADFENDAGELLKGASGSTVEITYKRQGKTQTTTLTREKVDVKAVPYFKLLDNNIGYIVLQKFNRRTTVETKAALLELKNQGADKIILDLRGNPGGLLNEAISIVNLFVPKGEVITTTKSTIVKYNKTYKTTKEPVDTEIPLVVLVNGRSASASEIVSGGLQDLDRAVVVGARSFGKGLVQRPKKLTYGTQLKVTISRYYTPSGRCIQALDYWNRDENGDPVRVDSKEYNKFKTKGGRTVYDGGGILPDVEVETAVFSPITTALLKDQAIFDYATEYYYNNSMDNWNGFEVTDADFQNFITFLKSQNFEYETETEKEFAEALRRAEADDIEKEIANSYKQLMDAIDAAKDKKVIAKKAEIKSLLTDEILKRYFYKEGLYDYQVVNNPEILAGIEVLTNSGKYNRILKK, from the coding sequence ATGAAAAAGAGAATAATACTTCCAATTGTCGCAGCACTTATATTTTGTACTACCGTTGGTTTTAAAAGTGATTTTTTTGAAATCGCTAAGCAGATTGAAATCTTCACGACCATGTACAAAGAATTAAACATGAATTATGTAGATGAAGTAACTCCAGCAACCCTCATGGATAAAGCTATTAAGGGGATGTTAGAAGATTTAGATCCATACACTGTATACTGGAATGAACAAGAGGTAGAAGATGCGCGTATTCAAAATTCTGGAACCTATACCGGGATAGGAGCGTCTGTAAAAACGCTAAAAGATAAAATTATTATTATGGAGCCTTTTAAAGACTATCCTGCAGACAAGGCTGGGCTTAAAGCTGGTGACGAAATTGTAAAAGTGGGCACTACAGCGCTGGCAGACTTTGAAAACGACGCTGGTGAGTTACTGAAAGGCGCATCGGGCTCCACGGTTGAAATTACATATAAGCGACAAGGAAAAACGCAAACAACAACGCTTACAAGAGAAAAAGTAGATGTAAAAGCAGTGCCTTATTTTAAATTATTAGATAATAATATTGGTTACATAGTACTTCAAAAATTTAATAGAAGAACAACTGTCGAAACCAAGGCAGCCCTGCTGGAGCTAAAAAATCAAGGTGCAGATAAAATCATTCTTGACTTACGTGGTAATCCAGGAGGATTGTTGAATGAGGCAATTAGTATTGTAAATTTATTTGTGCCCAAAGGCGAGGTTATTACAACTACTAAAAGTACGATTGTCAAGTACAATAAAACATATAAAACCACAAAAGAGCCAGTGGACACAGAAATTCCGCTAGTAGTTTTGGTAAATGGTAGAAGTGCCTCGGCGAGTGAGATTGTTTCTGGTGGATTGCAAGACCTAGATCGTGCTGTGGTTGTGGGGGCTCGTAGTTTCGGAAAAGGGCTGGTACAACGTCCAAAAAAGCTCACATATGGCACACAGCTTAAAGTAACCATTTCGCGCTATTACACTCCAAGTGGTCGCTGTATTCAAGCATTAGATTATTGGAATAGAGATGAAAATGGAGATCCTGTGCGCGTAGATTCTAAAGAGTATAACAAATTTAAAACCAAAGGCGGGCGTACCGTATATGACGGAGGTGGAATTCTTCCAGATGTTGAAGTAGAAACTGCTGTTTTTAGTCCTATTACCACGGCGTTATTAAAAGATCAGGCAATCTTCGATTATGCTACAGAGTATTACTACAACAACAGCATGGATAACTGGAATGGATTTGAAGTAACAGATGCCGATTTTCAAAACTTTATAACTTTTCTAAAGTCGCAAAATTTTGAATACGAAACTGAAACCGAAAAAGAGTTTGCAGAAGCCCTACGTCGTGCAGAAGCCGATGATATAGAAAAAGAAATTGCTAATAGTTATAAGCAATTAATGGACGCCATAGATGCGGCTAAAGACAAAAAAGTTATCGCTAAAAAAGCCGAAATTAAGTCGTTGCTTACAGACGAAATTTTAAAGCGGTATTTCTATAAAGAAGGGTTGTACGACTATCAAGTTGTGAACAATCCTGAGATTCTTGCAGGAATAGAAGTACTCACCAATAGCGGTAAATACAATAGAATTCTAAAAAAATAA
- a CDS encoding sterol desaturase family protein produces MDQFLLFFETMPTWMKALWVFFTLAFFWVLEGYYSLVTFQYKKWQHAKVNLVLLLFVMIINAVFGIATVGVFNWLQVSKFGLLHLFEAPVWVELLIAIIVLDFVAQYFVHFCLHKIPLMWRLHIVHHSDKHVDATTGTRHHPIDFIIRESFALVAVMLTGMPIAFYFLYRILSVAFTYFTHANLALPLWLDRGLSYIIVTPNMHKFHHHYQLPWTDSNYGNMLSIWDRLFGTFVYDDTSKIKYGVDIADHTNDESIGVQLGIPFNKNVRSKRQ; encoded by the coding sequence ATGGATCAATTTCTGCTGTTTTTTGAAACCATGCCCACTTGGATGAAAGCGCTTTGGGTGTTTTTCACCTTAGCATTTTTCTGGGTTTTAGAAGGGTATTACAGTCTTGTAACGTTTCAGTATAAAAAATGGCAGCATGCAAAAGTAAATCTAGTTTTGCTCTTGTTTGTAATGATTATTAACGCTGTTTTTGGAATTGCTACGGTTGGCGTTTTTAATTGGCTGCAAGTCTCTAAATTTGGTCTGTTACACCTATTTGAGGCGCCTGTTTGGGTAGAATTACTAATCGCGATAATTGTACTTGACTTCGTCGCTCAATATTTTGTTCATTTCTGCCTTCATAAAATTCCGCTTATGTGGCGGTTGCACATTGTTCATCATAGCGATAAACATGTTGATGCAACTACAGGAACCCGCCACCATCCTATCGATTTTATCATACGAGAAAGTTTTGCCCTAGTTGCGGTAATGTTAACAGGAATGCCCATAGCTTTCTATTTCTTATACCGCATATTAAGTGTTGCTTTTACTTATTTTACACACGCCAATCTTGCCCTTCCTTTGTGGTTAGATCGTGGTTTAAGTTATATTATCGTGACACCAAATATGCATAAATTTCATCATCACTATCAACTTCCTTGGACTGATAGTAACTACGGAAATATGCTATCTATTTGGGACCGTCTCTTTGGGACATTTGTGTATGATGATACTTCAAAAATTAAGTACGGTGTCGATATAGCAGATCATACAAATGATGAAAGTATTGGGGTTCAATTAGGGATTCCGTTCAATAAAAACGTGCGCTCTAAAAGGCAGTAA